TATTCATTTTTGATTTTCTTTGATCTAATATGTGTATCTGAGATCTTACAGATAGgttttacgtaaataaaataattaaataacgtaaatattaaacacattATGAcactaaataaaacttaaatattaattagactTAAGTGGACTAATAGTCTATATTAAAGAAATCAAATTGTAAACTATTTAAAGCTAAGCAGGACGTCCAGAAACTCAATTTTTCGAGTGACATTAATCACGCATTAGTTCGATTCGATATATTCACAACTGACATCCATACAAATTATACTTGGAAACATTTTGgaaacaatttaaaagtaacaataaattactttttatctaCAGTCTATAAAGTCACCTAATTTCATTAGAAAACgtttcgaaaataaaaaattaaatcctaAAGATCTTACATAGACATAATActgaaataagtatttaaatgttttttttttaaatgatcgaATTAAAATTTTCTGATCCAGTGACGCacgtttgtatataaaaattaaaacaaaacaaaacacgtAAACATAAATTTCACACAATTTTCAATAACATTATTGCACTAAAACTtcataacttaataataaatattgcataagCGTTAAAACCACATTAcgtgaagtaaaattaaatcttaaactactaaaagttattaaaattttaagaacaAATGTCAGTCAAAAAGAGTAAGTTATTTCAATCTACGAGCTTCGTCGTAAGAACGTCAACAAGACGTAATTTAGGATTTTCTAGAATAGAAATACCTACAATATACCAAATATTGTGCTAACTACAGTTCTATGTATAACGTTTTGACTAAATATTAAGTACAATTTGGTGCTCAACTTTAATAATGTAAAGTGTTAATCATTAATTACTATagacatattatttatctacaaaAGTTGAAAAATGTGCAACAAGGTTAAGATTTGTCCTAAACCTACTATAAGTAACTACGAACATTTTTCGTTCGGATGAACTGGCTCAATGACTCTACCATTCTTATATAACTAATACTCTGGTCTTCAGGTTAGGTCGGACTCTTATTTATCACCAAAATCATGTTATACTTGACTTCTAACTTCGTTtcaaaatttctttaaattttgcgaataaaatgttttttttacaatcagACTTTTTGTATcgaattttcaaattttttttttatttttattcgaattcATGTTTCTAATCAGCAGCTAAAAACGTCGATTGTTATGGCTATATCCTAACCTTAAGAGACTCGTAAATTCTGGTTCCAAACGCAGTCTTCTACATAGCGTTTTAACACTGCGTATATGTTTGGAGATATTTGTCTTCCAAGTGACGTTTCAGCTTGTTCTACAAAGTTATCTAAACACTGCAGTGCTAATTCTGAGTCCATGACTATAGGACTCGTGATGTGTCTGTATCCTCGCCATTTTTCTCGTCGGTCACACTATTGTccgttatatttttgtttcctaAAGCAAAACAAATcggttaaaagttaaaaataattattttttatggaacAGTACTCGACTTAGACTCTAGAAATtagtcttaaaatattatttgctaaatatttatattagtgtaTAATTTTAACGAGTTTGCACCTTTGCAAGGTCCAGGGTGCATGGGGTCGACGACGGTTCCGGCGTGGCATGCAGCGCGCTGCAGCCGGCACCACGAGGCGTAGGTGCGCGCGTCGGAGCCGCACAGCGGCCGGCGCGCACCGCCGCCGCACGCGCCGCATGACACGCAGCGGGCGCCGCTCGCGCCTCCCGACACGCAGCGCTGACCCGCGCCACACCGCACTCTTGCACAAGTCGCGTTCGCtgatcaaatttataatttttatctacGAAAGttgatacttattatttaaaatgactcATGTTTAAtgtaacgtatttttttaatcctttGAGAGAGGTAATTTACAAAAGGGAGATCATACGTAATCTACATACCCATACACGATCCTTTGTAGGCGAGTGGCAGTGCTTTACCGCGTTCGCACGCCGCTTTTCTCAACGCACACGCACCAGCGTACGTACGTCCATCCACCGCGCAAACGGGTGCCCCTGCCACACTACAGGCACCGCATCGCACACAATGCGCTCCCAGTTCAGCGTCTAACACGCAGCGCTTGTCGCCTCCACAGCGCACTCCTTCACAGCTGCCGACTGTCGAGAGACGCTCATTTAAAAACCTCTTTAAAAGTGGTGAAAGCATAATCAGCTTTACAACAGGCCCTCGACCTATAGGTTAGGGCTAATGTCTTAAAATAAGGAAATATGATGCCTAATGTAACATAATAACTGAGTAGAAATCGGACTAACGAGCATGGCCTGTAAATATCTGACGCCTTTCCCAGTGGATTGTATCGTATTGCGGTTTATAGAGCGGCGATAGATAGTCTAGTCTAGACAGCGATCAAGTGCAGCCACTTTAGAGCTTAGATTACAGAGAATTTATCACGGTTAAAATCAGGCCGCCAACGGCTGCTTTTGTAAAACTATTTCGTGTCTGGATAGAGAACGTATCAATATTTTACGAGTAAGTACACTTAAAcgaaaaacagtaaaaaatattaatagattttgCCGCTTACTGAATTAAATATGGATAATTATCCATATACTTtatcaaaaatcatttagtcCTCTGCAAATAGACTTACTAAAGTTCCTATTTTAACTTTCAGTTTCACGTAAGGCTGAGTTAGGAGTGGGATACGACAATAGCAGGATTGCACTTGCAATCTTCACATGATTAGGTGTTAGaccatatatattataccgtTGAAATAttgaaggtattttttttatgtatcgaTAATGTCCTTTTGATAGATTTCAGCCATGGCTGGGCTTCTAAAGGGACACTAGCCAACTTCATAGCCATCAGTCAGGTCAACtcaatacttataaattataataaataaattaaaatcaaatctttTTTCAAAGAAAATGTCACGCCGTGGCCATACAATGACCATACAATGACCATCATTATTGTTATGCTTATCTATTTTCTTTGTACTAGATTGacacactttatttatttattttgaacaattaatacatatcataaataatatatatgacagTATCTACAATAGTATTAAACTGTTTCGTATCTACTAACGCCCTATAATTCGACAGCACCTTTTTTTGatcatttgttttatgtaatcataaaataaaatataatttaatttaacaaaaatatataattgacaaacacattgttttttttaaaactgcttatgataataatttttaatttttaacatattttttataaaaaaatctgaataacataaatatataattaaacataatttatattatataataaggaaGAGATGGGTATATAAGTAGGAAGGAAATATAagttaggtcaatgttatattaatcgtTTATCATTGGTAAGTtgcattttatatttgcaaagACTGGCGAATGGCAATGCTAATTAGTCACCACTAGACCAgatatagatattggcgctaagaattatttaaataaaatcaatggacattggcgatgaaagaaattttaactttttacatCGTCGCACAACttaccttgggtactaagatgatatgtccttttgcctctagttacactggctcattcacccctTAAACCGATAAATATGctctgcttggcggtagaatgtatGATGGGTGGATGGTATATAcgtagacgggcttgcacaaagccctaccaacaagtgAATGTGTGATATGTCTAATGTGTGATCGTATTTAATATCACAATACTGTTTTAACACACTACTGTTAATTATTATGGCTGATACAAAAGTCGATATTCAGACGCTTTCGTCTTATTATCCTTTTTAATTGCAATGCCACAAAATGCTAAAACTCTTGGCCCACCTTTACACTAATTATAGAGGTATATACGAAGACATTTCGCGTAATATGCATGAATGTATTTTGAGAATCTCGAGTAGGTGCGTTCATTACAAGAATTTGCGCTTGCGGCGAGCCTATCCGCTCATAAAATACTATGATGTCGCGCATAAAACTTGTGCACATAATTTCGCGTGCAGTAATATTTTGATGTTTCAGAATAATACATTATTCTAAGAAAAGCACTCGCTAATATAGGTCGTGTGAATGTCCTTAGTTCCGAGTAACCGTTTAGATTCAGCGGATTTAAGCTCGAAGTTTCAAATAtttgaaaggtttttttttttacaaatttattgtgttataataaacattttattattattatattgtattatagctTAAGGGTTTAGGGAAGAACTTGAGTTGGACGCATCTTTCGCCGTTAATCTATTCAGgcttaattatatcaattaatttaatattgtaaaaccgACTTTAAGAGATTGCACTTGAAGAGTTAAGATAAATATCGCAATATGAATGAGTCTTTAGAAAGACTATTACATTGACGTTATCACGAAGGATATTATTCATACTATGGAATGAGGACGTCTGTCTGGTTCGGTCTAGGGCCGACTGCGATTATGACGGTTTGAAAGTGTCCCTGACAAGGAGTAATTAATTGAAGTATGTCTTAACTGTACATTGGCTTTACAAGAAATGGTATGCGAAATGGAATTTAATAAGGTTTTTGTAGTTGAATATTAGAATGATATTTTCCAATTTTATTAAACGAGATTTTAAAAGTcgagttaattatttataattgaataagcaaagtttattttaatgaacattaaaacagtgttttattttatgttgacaAAGTCCTGCAGACGCATTTATAACCTGGGAGAGTTTCTTTTTTCACATCCATTGAGTTACGTTATCTGTGTGCGTAACGAAGGAAGCGCTCGCCGCGGCCGGTTTCTCATAATTGCACCCATTTTGCACTCGGATGACATCCTGCGAGTTGCGACTACACCATTGCTATAAGCACTAACCACACGTTTTCGAATGCCTTTTCCTTTGAAACTGTCACATAGTTCAGCCCGCTCTGTTAGTcactttaaatagtttttattggaATGGAAGCTAGTAATAACACGCTACTGAGAAATGAAGACTTGTATTTATAACAAGTGAACGGgtgaatattacttatataaacatAGTTTAATGAACGCTATTGTAAATGAAAagtaagtttaataaatttaaaataattcaccaTAGTATTAAAGAACatatatagctttatatataatgtactttaTTCCGAGTCCAAAGAGTACtatggtaaacatttctcagCGTAGCTGCGCTTGCTTTTACATTCAGACATATTAACACCTGTAAGGTagactaaaaataaaagagtatGATAGCATGTCTTGCAACAAAGTTAGCTTGGACGGCCTACATGCAAATGTCGCTCGTCTGTATCGTCCCACGGTTCGTTTTGTTCCCACTGACTTACACACGTTGAATAATGAACTATATCTCCCTTTTgtctcaaataaatttaaaagtagtgaaaataaatacattttgttttgttacgtGATGAAATGAATACGAAATCTAAAAGAAATCGCGGACTGTAATCAATCAACGAAGTATCCgagttaagtatatatatttaaaaacattcgtTTGTATTGCTAGCGTAGTAAgtagtgttaattttttttaatttatccctGTGCTGCACCAATGAACATACAGTGATGATGTATTGAAAATTACGTATTATGCTAGAATTTGATATTCTAGTGTTGATTCTTCCTAAAAGTATTGAATCTTGGAGATGGACTCCTTACGGTTTTGATTGAATATCATATATTCCATCAAAATGTAAAGAAATTGAGGTGCACCTGTATAAACCACAATCGTAGTTTTCTTTGAATAACCATAACATTAATTCTGGTTTTAGCTTTCCGATAGAATACTAAAAGTCGTTCAAAAACAatacaagtaattaaaaaatttagtagTAAATAAAGGAAAATCCTTTATCCATATTTGCATTACTCTGTAcaagttttagttttatattatatgttatcttttagttttacttatttaCGTAAAAATCGCTAGTAAaccaaaacataataaataaataaatatctagtaTTGAAACAGTCGTGATGGATATGAAATAAAGAAGTAAACAAGAACCTGCTATCACGTGCTTTTGATTTACATCGATCAAGATAATTCGAAAACCAGTGGTTGGGTACTACAGGTCTCATTCACTTGCATGCACCCCGGGCGACGCGATCGGCCAGACGCATCATGCATCGCAATGTGCTATTATTGAGACTCGATCCCGATAGAGACGTACTAAGCCTTATACGAACAAAACAGCAATTTACTAGCGCGATAGTAAAGGAGTGTCCGTTCATCGCGGGACAGGGATAAATACGTTCAAAGGGAATGAATAAAACAACCGGCGATTCCTGGCGTGGAAAGCGGTCCATAATTATAGCTGCAGCAATACTAGAACGCTCTGGGCGGCGTTTGATTACTGGTTCGCCAATAAAGCTCTTAAGGAGaatttgttataaatgcgaagtgATTGGTCATTGTTTGTGAAATTTTCTTTTTGATGTTATCGTGTatgaaatatgtacataatacagTTCAATGAGTTCTTGTTCGTGTTATGTGTTTCGATTTACTAAGATTTAAGCTCAGGCGCACTTTAAATTCTGATACCTACTCGATAGCCTTCGCGTCGTACGTCGAAGCCCATGTACCATTAACATTTACGTTACGACAACTGTAaccttaaaatgaatattaaaactgGTTTCtttgtcaatttaataaaaatatatttattagatacaaaataaaatcaacagtTATGGCTGAAcgaatttaagtttttattcgaAACCATAGTGAACGAACTatcatttattgaatatttacattaaactgCGTTAAAAATATTCTAGACGCGATAAGCGTGTCAGGTCGGTTAGCCAGCTGTTAAGCTTGAACGCGCTAATAATGAACCCGTAGACTTTGATGGGGCCTTAAACTACACTTGCTATAGATATGAACTTCTACTTATATGCATTATAGAAACTGTTGCTAGGCGCCTTACAGCTATGTGTTAGATATTTGTTGCCAGGCGGATCAGCTAATGAATCGTGTGCAcccatatttataacaattaacaaTTCATTGAACGTAACACGTGTGTAGGGATCATTATTGATTGCAATTTATAATCGAAGaagtattatactaaaatagTTCGCGACGGTCGTAAATTGATTGTTGGATTATTTGtgcttgaataatatttattgcgttTGAATTTATTGGACGTTAAGATAAGCTACTGCTAAAGGGGGAACAGTGAAAGCTTTCTAAGTACGTACGTACGTTACGTTGCTTACGGACGCCATATGGCGATGCGCGTCGGAATATATTTAGGTAAAATTATGTTCGACTTggcataaaatgaaaattttatttatgcgaATGAGAATTGTTTGTGTCGTTTATAAAATTACCGCGAGGGAATAGGACAAGGTATAATTTAAAGGTTGTTTTTGTGTTGTAGATACTCGTTAGTGATCGGCGTCGTaatgttattcaaatataatgaataacctactattatttttttcggcTTGGATTAAGCTAGAATATGTCTACCAAATattgtatagaaatattttaatctcttctagttatataaatatataattcgcaAAGTAGCActgacaaataaaattgatttattttaaaaatctggACTTTCACTTATTTTACgtgtatgtattaattattacgtattaatatataatttagcacTTATtggcataaaaaatatttgcactTTTACTAGACTTTAAACAAAGGAATTTTCAATTCGATGCTTTTTTGTGCGTTAATTAAGCGATATCTTCCTCGATTaggaaccgattttgatgattgCTTTCATTAAACAGGTAATACAGAAATTGAATGACTTATTTCAATATGACATCATATATGATTACAATATGTAActagtaacatatttttttctgttattttttaaatatgttataggtaggcgggtaCATACGGGCCgcatgatggtaaatggtcaacaccgcccatagacattggcgatgtaagaaatattaaccattccttacgtcgtcattgcgcaaccaaccttgggaattaagatgttatgtcctttgtgcctgtatttacactggctcactcacccttaataCCGGAAcgaaataatactaagtattgctttttagcggtagaatatctcacgagtgggtggtacctatctaaTCGGGCTTGCCCAAAGCCCAAAAATACAGTGCTATTTATTAGgtgataaatgttaaataaacctttaaatttaacaataactaAAGTTGTTATTACAATATCGAATCTTTTACTAATTTCAACTTTTCTtccaagtattaaaaatatcatattagttGAAAAGTATAGTTCACAAGTTAAAAAACGCGCCAATTCTTGCTTCTGCTCGTAAAATACGTGAAATGGCTCATTGGATTCGTAATGACAATTAGAAAAATGTGCGAAAATATCAAACCGGAATTTCAATAACTATTATTGTGTAATGGGTTTGAAATTTtctttcacatttttttaattattatcattgcaATATTTTAGTTCATATTGTGAACTAGACTAGATAATAATACCTGTagtatttttctaaaattatatctatatttactaTGTATCTTATTCAAAGAAAATATCAAAGTACATAGTATATAGAATGACGTATGTCTGAactagtataaaaaagtaagagTTCACTCagcttttatgtaataatattatatagtcgatctttaataaaataatggtgataaaatattgtgtatCGACCGATTGGTAATGACCATCTAGCGCCGGCTTGTTTAATAAGAAGTGTTGCTGGTAACTAAGTCGCACAAGACGTATGCCCTAATCCTATGGTTgtgatttgtgcaagctcgtctcggaCACCCACTCGTCAATTTTTCTaccgtaaaataataataccttgtattgttgtgtttagaTTGAAAGGTTGAGTCAGTGTCacatcatcttagttcccaaatcCCACGGGTTCtgtgaaaagtattttttaaatgttaacgaTATTTTGATCTTACCTCGGCAGGGCCCAGGGTAATCGAGAGTGAGGTGCTTAGCGGGGCGGCGGCAGGCTCGACGGCGCAAGCGGCACAATGAGCGGTATGTTTTGCCATCGCTGCCGCAAACGGGCCCTGCGCGCCTGCACGTCGCTGCGCAGACGCACCGCGCTCGCCCTCCGCGCACCACGCACCGCCGCCCCGCACCACATGATACACCAGCACAAGATTCTGTtgacaacattttaattttagataaatttgTTCTACTTCAAtgaaatgtgttatttttacattcgtatttaaagaaatcaataaaaatattatattcatgtttTCTATCGTATTTAGTTTAAAGTATAAACTGATATATCAATGAATGAAAGCGAAATGGTGTAAgcgatgtttttattaaagcaaAAAAGATATTGATTATATACTAGAGCAAAATGTTGacggtaattataaaattacctcatttaaattatattgataaatttatgtgtgtgtgtatttttttacaaattaaattgggtttgtttaataaatagataacttATACGATAATTCGcgccaataaaattaaaataacttttattacgcATAGCTTTGTATTTTAACGACCGGTTTACTTTTCGGCATCGCGCAATATTAAGGTCCACATTCATGAGATAGCGTTTGTCATCGTTAAAAAATAGGAATCTAAATAGGTATTCAATATGTTAAAGTGAcaggtttttaaatatttttgcaacgTTTGCTATATGCAAGCAGATTCCTCTACTACTGAGTTGAGACAGCTACAATTCCTAAATACATCGCAGTCGAGCAGTGGTAATAGTTCATaattcttctcctcaaaagtagATGAGATAATTACtggctattattaattttatatatctaggtatattattatataaaatgttgatatTCATTCATCGGTTCCTAGCTAGAGCTAGTTAATGaaaattttttactttactttggTTATTATTAAACGTCGTATACTAAATCTATATTGAATTACTTCCATTTGAATTTGAAGCTCAGTAGAAGCTTAATGAGATCGGAACACGTGTGATTACGAGTAGCACTAAATCAGGTCATCGGTTATAAACTAGTATCTTGTATCTATCGGACGATGCACGGCTGCCCTAATTCCTAATAAAGCAATCGTTTATCGCAAACAATTTGAAACGTAACACCGAACATACTGCGATATCAAACTCTTCAGAGTAATTGAGATTGCTTTCGAGCaaacaatataaatagtattcgcaataatattaaacaaacattttgtaAGCGATAACGTTTTGCGCGTGTAGAGTTTGAGGTTGAAATAGTACAAATGACTATATAGTTACTTCAACTTCAAAAGTAGTGTGCTACAGAATCAAACAAGTTTGGTTGAGTTTGTTCTggtatataaaagatatatatataacacacatATCAAAGCAtacatttacaattacaaaaatatagcaTTTTAATGCTTTTTTTACTCGTATTTAGAgacgttaattatataattatacgttAAATCTTAATGGATCttaagttattttaagaaatgtaattaaattaaatgtatattttaatgttgtgtattttcttaattaaactacaatttcGGAACATTTAAAACAAAGGACAAGCTTTacgacttttatataaaattataataaaatagattaaattttttgtaacttGATAATCTTTAGCATATacgatataaatgtatgtatttgaaataaatgtatttaatatgtatttcaaagtttaaatagactttgtattttttgtatctaAATACGATATATGTGTGTTAAATTAGTATTTCAGTTTTTAAACAGTTATTATCGGAACATATTCATAAGaacatatgtttaattaatcaaatgagACTAAAATTCGGAAGGTGTTAACTtgcaagataaaattaattaataattactagaCAGGAATAAATTagtatatctttataataatgtatgaaatagcactttaatatactttatatgtaaatgatcTAATTAGGATTCAAACGGAAATGTATTCAGTCAGTTCATGGTAATACGATTTGTTCATCTATTTCTGAAGCGTGGACTAAATACGTCGTCAGAGGCTTATCTCGTTTATGTTGTTAATGAAAACGTTATTTAAGGTATAAATATGCATAGAAATATTACCATTTGAATTATatcagttatttaatatatgccATCGTTATAAATATTGAGTAAATTGATTCTCAAGTGAACGCTAATGATGAAGTTCGCGTAGCAAAAGCCTATAGGAAGTATAAGAAGAACCTTaatggttttttattaattacgtaaaatggattttttttattgttttttttttaagttgaggTGGAGTGGTTATATGGTAGTCTGATTGCGGGTTTAAGCCCAGGCAAGGCACTGAACTTTCATtttctaatttgtttttataattcatctcgcgggtaaaggaaaacatcgagaggaaaccatGTGTCGGATAGAAACTTGCCACATGTGGTTGGAGTAGAGTGGATTAAGTTCCAAACATTCTCAACAAAAAGTACAGGAGGCCTCAACCGAGCAGTGGTGCTTTAACAGACTGTTTTTTacgttacttttattaatataagattagcttcctgtttatttttaattgacatttaATGTAATACTAGGGTTATTGATGCTATCGGACCTgttcattgttttatattgccattcaataaatgaaaatttatttcataatttcctttataaaatcataaaagtataattctaatataaattacacCTTACCAGCACAAGCTGTACACGGTACGCCTCCAGATAAAGCTTTATAGAAGAATATTTCTCCACTGTCCAGGTCACGCGGGCTCCAGGCCGCGGGTGCGCGTGCGCCACCCGAGCAGCACTCCGCGCGGCCCACGCGTAGCGCCGCCACAGAGCTGCATCGTCCGCCGCGCTCCATTCCCGACCAGCAGATCCCGGCTAGGCGGAGATTATTCAAAGGTTtttgttagaaaatatttaaattacatgatattattagaaattatttgagttaaaaaaaacatttgggTTGTTAATTGTTTCATGTcgcatcatttttttttaaatatcttagaaAGGTTTAATACTTTGTTAATTTAACAAAGTcagttttttattctttttatgtaattttaattttcgaaacattagtttatttttataattcgtcgcaaatttttaattgatatagaaTTGTTTTCATCCCAATTAAATGACCATGTTACTCAAAATACCGTAAGTAATTTCTCCGAGTACAAAGTTTATGCTTCTTTAGTTATTATGACAAATAAAGTTAAGTAaagtgcgagtttttttttgtggtaTACCATGCATAATTACGTTACGTCTAAGTCTTGGCGTGTAGCGTCATGGTGTTTATTAGCATTGGTTGAACACACGCGATGGCTGCTATTTGCTGCTTTTTTTGTTTACTCTGTGATTGTCGCGATTTCATAAAGGCGGGAAATGCATGGAGtggaaaaactttttttaaataaagtttaaatactctttcattttaaaataatattaaggtaTTCAGTCttactataacataaatatgtacaCAGTTTTagaatcgaataaaaatattgtaatttggtTTTTCATTTGTTGAGGTGCCTACCTACGGAAAAagaattaagataatttatcatttaccattatataaaaataatgtcaagtATTATTTAAGTAGATATATAGGAATGATCTCAGTGACTAAATCTGATATAGTATGTTTGtagcttataattattatatcatattctaAGTAAGATACATACTTATGAAAaggatttaaaaatatgtttctatAGCTATTGAAAAAAgtgtacagaaaaaaataaacggGCTTTTTAATTATACAGACAGAAACCTGATTGTTTTTTGCTTAGATTTATAAGCGCCGCGTTTAAAACtcaatctttttaaaattatctaatttATGTGTCAGTGCCGTTACGGGTATagaaaacacttaaaaaaaattgcttttaattacttttatgtatatatgaaacATACCAATTTGAATAATCGTCATATTAAGGATATATTATCACAgcatttactaaaattaaaataggctttatctataaaacaaaataaaagataaatatcaattacataAATCGTATGTaatttcgtttaatataaaaaagagcaTGGAGCGAGTTTTGTTTCAATTGAAACGCGGTTACCAATATTTGAAAACTGATATTAAAAGCAGATGCGTGTACGAGTGTTCGGTTGGAATCCAGCGCTGACTCAGAGCTCGCTAGACACCACCCAGACGCTATTTCACAAACTGGCCAGCCACTGCCGCCGTCGCTCGCCTCGACCACATTGCGTACGACCGTTAACCATCCGCCTGCCGTCTTATTTTTCCTTGTGCATTGAcgtgttaattttaaaacataatgacAGCAACATAACTTGTTGTATATGTTATatgataactttattattttaacaaatgtaGCGACTTTTCATaggtatatttctttaaaatcaaCTTGACTGTTAGAAGTC
This genomic stretch from Nymphalis io chromosome 17, ilAglIoxx1.1, whole genome shotgun sequence harbors:
- the LOC126775106 gene encoding follistatin, with the translated sequence MLDAASQAGATSGTRGARVCAHVPRRHTRWRRSGRARRAARPASARLARVARSTAAAGEEHRAPHAPACDASGSMRLPLLPLLVLPLVLVRPAAAGICWSGMERGGRCSSVAALRVGRAECCSGGARAPAAWSPRDLDSGEIFFYKALSGGVPCTACAESCAGVSCGAGRRCVVRGGRARCVCAATCRRAGPVCGSDGKTYRSLCRLRRRACRRPAKHLTLDYPGPCRVGSCEGVRCGGDKRCVLDAELGAHCVRCGACSVAGAPVCAVDGRTYAGACALRKAACERGKALPLAYKGSCMANATCARVRCGAGQRCVSGGASGARCVSCGACGGGARRPLCGSDARTYASWCRLQRAACHAGTVVDPMHPGPCKGNKNITDNSVTDEKNGEDTDTSRVL